Proteins from a single region of Desulfovibrio sp.:
- a CDS encoding M23 family metallopeptidase, with product MPTPFSLPVLLLVFAIFCPVTGSANNAADNHSTPDQQQADAPAETAAKPLATPSGSEPASTEKQAEEQAEKTLQEQAGGSSEGADTNSTKSATPPETPTEALPSTLRPRELPPLKEMITSGFGPRRMPTWLSRRGMVVRDHTGIDLRAHQNWPVVAFRSGTVILAGNEGMWGIVVDIRQDDGMTARYAHMGKALVRKGQEVTQGTPVGLVGCTGRTTGAHLHFGLRDASGKLVDPLPFLSRGEDLLRPAPEDIPEQLTPQTCGPVTRGPDGRPARAGRSLKDLKALEDFTPPPIPLWKERR from the coding sequence ATGCCTACCCCTTTTTCACTCCCGGTTCTGCTGCTCGTGTTCGCCATTTTCTGCCCCGTGACGGGATCGGCGAATAATGCCGCAGACAACCACTCCACGCCCGATCAACAGCAAGCTGACGCGCCAGCCGAAACCGCCGCAAAACCCCTTGCCACGCCGTCCGGATCCGAACCGGCCTCCACTGAAAAGCAGGCTGAAGAACAGGCCGAAAAAACGCTTCAGGAGCAGGCGGGGGGCAGCAGCGAGGGCGCCGATACAAACAGCACAAAGAGCGCCACGCCGCCAGAGACACCCACCGAGGCCCTGCCGTCCACGCTGCGCCCGCGAGAACTGCCGCCGCTCAAAGAAATGATAACTTCTGGCTTTGGCCCGCGCCGCATGCCCACATGGCTGAGCCGCCGTGGCATGGTGGTGCGGGATCACACAGGCATCGACCTGCGCGCCCACCAGAACTGGCCGGTGGTGGCCTTTCGCAGCGGCACGGTCATCCTCGCGGGCAATGAGGGAATGTGGGGCATTGTGGTGGACATCCGCCAGGATGACGGCATGACCGCGCGTTACGCCCATATGGGAAAAGCGCTGGTGCGCAAGGGGCAGGAGGTAACGCAGGGGACGCCCGTGGGACTGGTGGGCTGCACAGGCCGCACAACCGGCGCTCACCTGCACTTCGGCCTGCGGGACGCTTCGGGCAAGCTTGTGGACCCCCTGCCCTTTCTGAGCAGGGGCGAAGACCTTTTGCGCCCGGCCCCGGAAGACATACCGGAGCAACTCACGCCGCAGACTTGCGGCCCTGTGACGCGGGGGCCTGACGGCCGTCCGGCGCGGGCGGGTCGCAGCCTCAAGGATCTCAAGGCGCTTGAAGATTTTACTCCGCCGCCCATCCCCCTCTGGAAGGAACGGCGCTGA
- a CDS encoding 50S ribosomal protein L11 methyltransferase — translation MNTIFQLEIIVGEDAYDLAVGLLTLEVSFGWEEESLPTGESRFRVHCENADFIEGLRNVIEGRIPGAKCTVHKLEAQDWLAAWRQFFTPVPCGRRFVVLPPWLADSEEFPDRTKVLIEPKSAFGTGHHATTALCLMVLSDLIDAGRVSPGETFLDLGTGSGVLGIACCKSGLKGEGLDIDVLAVENALENRVLNHVEDFEVRQGSIDAVPGKTYDLVLANILARPLIELAPLIVRACKPGACLILSGLLEIQADSVEEAYTSQCLPKPRRVLDGEWCALVWE, via the coding sequence ATGAACACTATTTTTCAGCTTGAGATAATTGTGGGCGAAGATGCCTATGACCTTGCCGTGGGCCTTCTGACCCTTGAAGTTTCTTTCGGGTGGGAAGAAGAAAGCCTGCCCACGGGCGAAAGCCGTTTTCGCGTGCATTGCGAGAATGCCGACTTTATTGAGGGCTTGCGCAATGTCATTGAAGGGCGCATTCCCGGCGCAAAATGTACTGTACACAAGCTTGAAGCGCAGGACTGGCTGGCGGCATGGCGGCAGTTTTTCACGCCCGTGCCCTGCGGCAGGCGCTTTGTAGTCTTGCCCCCCTGGCTGGCCGACAGTGAGGAATTTCCTGACCGCACCAAGGTGCTTATTGAGCCCAAAAGCGCTTTCGGGACGGGGCATCATGCGACCACGGCCCTGTGCCTCATGGTGCTGAGCGACCTCATCGATGCCGGGCGCGTGTCACCGGGCGAGACCTTTCTGGACCTGGGCACAGGCTCCGGCGTGCTTGGCATCGCCTGCTGCAAAAGCGGACTCAAGGGCGAAGGGCTCGACATCGATGTTCTCGCGGTAGAAAACGCCCTGGAAAATCGCGTGCTCAACCATGTGGAGGACTTTGAAGTGCGGCAGGGCAGCATAGATGCCGTGCCGGGCAAGACCTATGATCTCGTGCTGGCCAATATTCTGGCCCGGCCGCTGATCGAGCTTGCGCCGCTGATCGTGCGCGCCTGCAAGCCCGGCGCATGCCTTATTCTTTCAGGGTTGCTGGAAATTCAGGCCGACAGCGTGGAAGAAGCCTATACGTCCCAATGCCTGCCCAAGCCCCGTCGCGTTCTGGACGGGGAATGGTGCGCCCTGGTGTGGGAATAA
- a CDS encoding class I SAM-dependent methyltransferase has translation MPTSTEELENLLAVIRADFDVDFEPMQVDENPLQILSIHNMQSHLDKLLQKRAIRDPLKDLPLWAKVWPGSFVLGRLLRKYEPQGKSLLELGAGCGVLSLVAARYGFSRIVLSDVVEEALRFARANVLRNDLQDIVEVARVDVTAPGRDPRFSQGFDIMAASEILYLEELHRPLVKFVDRHLAPGGKALFCTDMARAKPHFAKLAAKTFKVTEGRIGVKTHDDNGEEQRRIYSILILERP, from the coding sequence ATGCCCACAAGCACGGAAGAACTGGAAAACCTTCTCGCCGTGATCCGCGCCGATTTTGATGTGGATTTCGAGCCCATGCAGGTTGATGAAAATCCCCTGCAAATTCTGTCCATCCATAACATGCAGTCCCACCTGGACAAACTGCTGCAAAAACGCGCCATTCGCGATCCACTGAAAGACCTGCCCCTCTGGGCCAAGGTCTGGCCCGGCTCCTTTGTGCTGGGTCGCCTGCTGCGCAAATACGAACCGCAGGGCAAAAGCCTGCTGGAACTGGGCGCTGGCTGCGGCGTGCTCAGCCTTGTGGCGGCCCGCTACGGCTTCAGCCGCATTGTGCTCAGCGACGTGGTTGAGGAGGCCCTGCGCTTTGCCCGCGCCAACGTGTTGCGCAACGACCTTCAGGACATCGTGGAAGTCGCTCGCGTGGATGTGACCGCCCCCGGCCGCGACCCGCGTTTCAGCCAGGGATTTGACATCATGGCCGCTTCGGAAATTCTTTACCTTGAAGAACTGCACAGACCGCTGGTAAAGTTTGTTGACCGCCATCTGGCCCCAGGCGGCAAGGCCCTGTTCTGCACAGACATGGCCCGCGCCAAACCCCACTTCGCCAAGCTGGCCGCGAAGACTTTCAAGGTGACCGAAGGCCGCATCGGCGTTAAAACTCACGATGATAACGGCGAGGAACAACGCCGTATTTACAGCATCCTGATTCTGGAGCGCCCATGA
- a CDS encoding YcaO-like family protein produces MKSHLPCIHLAPCPKGYTRDLDKTMSPPQTIARVKQRLAEADLDILARTTRVDVNRLGIPVFLSVCGADARRVMPTRKQMGKGSSPEQAEASALMELMERFAFFSFWQARPHMVRATWSEAEARFGEALLPLDEMLRSVNEQLDATKARRVLDLISWNFYPATRLPDESTVWLPLDWFKLLGEFNGTSAGNSAEESLLQGLSELIERHVCCLVDRERLATPTIDPATCQDPVLCQLLEAFAREGVHIMLKDFSLNMPLPTVAAIAWDPSTLGQNSEIVFTAGTAASPAKAAIRAVTEVAQLAGDFCTNACYEASGLSKFNTLEEAAWLFEGPSVSLDSLPTVEDSDIRQELLTALDGLRPMTMYAVETTHQRLGIPTHYTIVPGMAFRERDRNQSLGLFVGRKLVEEADAATALDGLKVLEECYPKAHFLPFFRGMLALRAEDWAGARDLFAEAMPLQPDADAQALAAFYQGYTDTLQGQWAEAIPALAKAVELCPEMKEYGNLLGVAHFKTGNYASAAEAFAAVLRVDKGSAMDLANLGLCEKFMGKNEEARRHLTAALELDPGLDFARQHLAQLEG; encoded by the coding sequence ATGAAAAGCCACCTGCCTTGTATTCATCTGGCCCCCTGCCCCAAGGGTTATACCCGCGACCTCGACAAGACCATGAGCCCGCCGCAGACCATTGCGCGCGTGAAGCAGCGTCTGGCCGAGGCCGACCTGGACATTCTGGCCCGTACCACAAGGGTGGACGTGAACCGGCTGGGCATTCCCGTATTTTTGAGCGTGTGCGGCGCGGATGCCCGGCGCGTCATGCCCACCCGCAAACAGATGGGCAAGGGTTCATCCCCGGAGCAGGCCGAAGCATCAGCTCTTATGGAACTGATGGAACGCTTTGCCTTTTTCAGCTTCTGGCAGGCTCGCCCGCACATGGTGCGCGCCACGTGGAGCGAGGCTGAAGCCCGCTTCGGCGAGGCCCTGCTGCCGCTGGACGAAATGCTGCGCTCTGTCAACGAACAGCTGGACGCCACAAAAGCGCGCAGGGTGCTGGACCTTATCAGCTGGAACTTCTACCCGGCCACGCGCCTGCCCGATGAAAGCACGGTATGGCTGCCCCTTGACTGGTTCAAGCTGCTGGGCGAATTCAACGGCACCTCGGCGGGCAACAGCGCGGAGGAATCCCTGCTTCAGGGCCTCAGCGAACTGATCGAGCGCCATGTCTGCTGCCTGGTGGACAGAGAACGCCTCGCCACCCCCACTATCGACCCCGCCACCTGCCAGGATCCCGTGCTCTGCCAGCTGCTCGAAGCTTTTGCCAGAGAAGGCGTGCACATCATGCTCAAGGATTTTTCCCTGAACATGCCCCTGCCCACGGTGGCGGCCATTGCCTGGGATCCCTCCACACTGGGTCAGAATTCGGAAATCGTGTTCACTGCGGGCACGGCGGCCTCTCCGGCCAAGGCGGCCATCCGCGCCGTCACCGAAGTTGCCCAGCTTGCGGGAGATTTTTGCACCAATGCCTGCTACGAGGCGTCCGGCCTGTCCAAGTTCAACACCCTTGAGGAGGCTGCGTGGCTGTTCGAAGGCCCCTCCGTCAGCCTGGACAGCCTGCCCACGGTGGAAGACAGCGACATCCGGCAGGAACTGCTTACGGCTCTCGACGGCCTGCGCCCCATGACCATGTACGCGGTGGAAACGACCCATCAACGCCTTGGCATTCCCACGCATTATACCATCGTGCCCGGCATGGCCTTCAGGGAGCGTGACCGCAATCAGAGCCTGGGCCTTTTTGTGGGCCGCAAGCTGGTGGAAGAGGCCGATGCCGCCACCGCCCTGGACGGCCTCAAGGTTCTTGAAGAATGCTACCCCAAGGCGCATTTTCTGCCCTTTTTCAGGGGAATGCTGGCCCTGCGCGCCGAGGACTGGGCCGGTGCCCGCGATCTGTTCGCCGAGGCCATGCCCCTGCAACCCGATGCGGACGCCCAGGCTCTTGCGGCCTTTTATCAGGGCTATACCGACACCCTTCAGGGGCAGTGGGCCGAAGCCATTCCCGCGCTGGCCAAGGCTGTGGAACTGTGCCCGGAAATGAAGGAATACGGAAACCTTCTGGGCGTGGCCCATTTCAAGACCGGCAACTACGCCAGTGCTGCCGAGGCTTTTGCCGCCGTGCTGCGCGTAGACAAGGGCTCTGCAATGGATCTTGCCAACCTTGGCCTGTGCGAAAAATTCATGGGCAAGAATGAAGAGGCCCGGCGGCATCTGACCGCGGCGCTGGAGCTTGATCCCGGTCTGGATTTTGCCCGGCAGCATCTGGCCCAGCTGGAGGGATAA
- a CDS encoding HlyD family secretion protein gives MSEALYIEMPARKKGSPRPLWLRLIPLWALLLLLAAGVLWWLAQGRVASERAMLDAMVHVVAPEFSAPVEAFYVKEGDRVRRGQPLLRMNARAYQGRLGEAGREAAALRGMAGPPTMEETAARLKAAQDAEQDMVRRLAQARNEEDVKQQLRQERVATHVRLQLHLRSIDSQGGERSVGKSRYAEASQAEAQARRHMEQAKVEFEEASRMRAAMEQELGRIRQEMLRFKQMASQQRYAPVPSRAQATPPVVVDANLYAPVDSRVLRVLGVAGQPAQRGEALVLLLPEGASVTENYWVQAYFMGEGADFIQPGQPCRVELEDGQNLRGVVQDVLAPQALPTGQQGAQGFKPADGTAKPAMYVPVRISVEPGANPLPAPGTSARCVVLTRSILGFYGF, from the coding sequence ATGTCCGAAGCCCTTTATATCGAAATGCCCGCCCGTAAAAAGGGCAGCCCACGGCCTTTGTGGCTGCGCCTCATTCCTTTGTGGGCGCTTTTATTGTTGCTCGCGGCAGGCGTGCTCTGGTGGCTGGCCCAGGGGCGTGTGGCCAGCGAGCGGGCCATGCTGGACGCCATGGTGCATGTGGTCGCACCGGAATTTTCCGCCCCGGTGGAGGCTTTTTATGTCAAGGAAGGGGACAGGGTGCGGCGCGGGCAGCCCTTGCTGCGCATGAACGCCAGGGCCTATCAGGGCAGACTTGGCGAGGCGGGGCGGGAAGCCGCAGCCTTGCGCGGCATGGCCGGGCCGCCCACCATGGAAGAAACCGCCGCCAGACTGAAAGCCGCGCAGGATGCGGAACAGGATATGGTGCGCCGCCTGGCTCAGGCCAGAAATGAAGAAGACGTCAAGCAGCAGTTGCGTCAGGAGCGCGTGGCCACGCACGTACGGCTGCAATTGCATCTGCGCTCCATTGACAGTCAGGGCGGTGAACGCTCCGTCGGCAAGAGCAGATATGCCGAGGCCAGTCAGGCCGAGGCGCAGGCGCGCAGACATATGGAACAGGCCAAGGTGGAGTTTGAAGAAGCCAGCCGTATGCGCGCCGCCATGGAGCAGGAGCTTGGCCGCATCCGGCAGGAGATGCTGCGCTTCAAGCAGATGGCGTCGCAGCAGCGGTACGCGCCCGTGCCTTCACGTGCCCAGGCGACGCCGCCTGTGGTGGTGGACGCCAATCTGTACGCGCCCGTTGACAGCCGTGTGCTGCGGGTTTTGGGCGTTGCCGGTCAGCCGGCGCAGCGTGGCGAAGCCCTGGTTCTGCTTTTGCCCGAAGGGGCTTCGGTAACGGAAAATTACTGGGTTCAGGCATATTTTATGGGCGAAGGTGCGGATTTCATCCAGCCCGGACAGCCCTGCCGTGTTGAACTTGAGGATGGGCAGAACCTGCGCGGCGTGGTGCAGGATGTTCTAGCGCCGCAGGCGCTCCCCACTGGCCAGCAAGGCGCGCAGGGCTTCAAGCCTGCAGATGGTACGGCCAAGCCCGCAATGTACGTTCCGGTGCGCATCAGCGTTGAGCCTGGGGCCAACCCCTTGCCCGCGCCAGGCACGTCGGCCCGCTGCGTGGTGCTGACGCGCAGTATACTGGGATTTTACGGTTTTTAA
- a CDS encoding chaperone protein, whose translation MAEKKKTDDYTTCPACSGTGKNQDNTTCFECNGTGKRQEACTVPAGAEHDGVCD comes from the coding sequence ATGGCTGAGAAAAAAAAGACCGACGATTACACCACCTGTCCCGCCTGCTCCGGCACGGGAAAAAATCAGGATAATACCACCTGCTTTGAGTGCAACGGAACCGGCAAACGTCAGGAAGCATGCACCGTGCCCGCCGGGGCGGAGCATGACGGAGTATGCGACTAG
- a CDS encoding uracil-xanthine permease family protein, with translation MSSASPRREYLPTDYNLRFRDCLIGAQMLFVAFGALVLVPILTGLDSNVALFTAGVGTLLFQVCTRGKVPIFLASSFAFIAPIIYGVQTWGMAQTLGGLVFSGFVYFILSGLIRWRGIDVVLRVLPPVVTGPVIMVIGLILAPVAVHMALGKTGDGAVQLVPEETALWVSMTSLLVTVLVSLLGKGFLRLMPILCGIAAGFAVSLYLGLGDWTKVAATPWMSLPHFTFPEFAWEPILFIMPITLAPAIEHFGDVVAISSITGKDYLKDPGVHTTMFGDGVATMVAGMVGGPPCTTYAEVIGAVSLTRVFNPAVMTWAALTAILLSFVSKIGAFLSSIPVPVMGGIMILLFGAIMVVGLNTLVRAGKDLMEPRNMIIVALIIIFGVGGMQFSIGSFKLGGIGLAAVTGVVLNLFLPRSRS, from the coding sequence ATGAGCTCAGCCAGCCCACGGCGGGAATATCTGCCCACCGACTATAACCTGCGCTTCAGGGACTGCCTGATCGGCGCGCAGATGCTTTTTGTGGCCTTTGGCGCATTGGTGCTGGTGCCCATTCTTACCGGCCTGGACAGCAATGTGGCCCTGTTTACCGCTGGCGTCGGCACGTTGCTGTTCCAGGTATGCACAAGGGGCAAGGTGCCCATCTTTCTTGCGTCGTCCTTTGCCTTTATTGCGCCCATCATTTACGGGGTACAGACCTGGGGCATGGCCCAGACCCTCGGCGGCCTGGTTTTTTCGGGTTTTGTCTACTTTATCCTGAGCGGCCTCATCCGCTGGCGCGGCATTGATGTGGTGCTGCGCGTGCTGCCGCCAGTGGTTACCGGGCCTGTCATCATGGTTATCGGGCTGATTCTGGCCCCGGTAGCGGTGCACATGGCTCTCGGCAAGACCGGCGACGGCGCGGTGCAGCTTGTGCCCGAAGAAACGGCTCTGTGGGTATCAATGACATCCCTGCTGGTCACGGTGCTGGTGTCCTTGCTGGGCAAGGGCTTTTTGCGCCTCATGCCCATACTGTGCGGCATTGCGGCCGGTTTTGCGGTTTCACTGTATCTTGGCCTCGGCGACTGGACAAAGGTGGCCGCCACCCCGTGGATGAGCCTGCCGCATTTTACCTTTCCCGAATTTGCCTGGGAACCCATCCTTTTCATCATGCCCATAACCCTGGCCCCGGCCATTGAGCATTTTGGCGACGTTGTGGCCATCAGCTCCATTACCGGCAAGGATTACCTCAAGGATCCCGGCGTACACACCACCATGTTTGGCGACGGCGTCGCCACCATGGTAGCGGGCATGGTGGGCGGGCCGCCCTGCACCACCTATGCTGAAGTTATCGGCGCTGTGAGCCTGACCAGGGTGTTCAACCCCGCGGTCATGACCTGGGCGGCGCTGACGGCCATTCTGCTCTCCTTTGTGTCCAAGATCGGCGCGTTTCTGTCGTCCATACCCGTACCGGTCATGGGGGGCATCATGATCTTGCTCTTCGGGGCCATCATGGTGGTGGGCCTGAACACCCTTGTGCGCGCCGGAAAAGACCTGATGGAGCCAAGAAACATGATCATCGTGGCCCTCATCATCATCTTTGGCGTTGGCGGCATGCAGTTCAGCATCGGCAGTTTCAAGCTGGGCGGTATAGGCCTTGCGGCTGTGACGGGCGTGGTGCTCAACCTCTTTTTGCCGCGCAGCCGGTCCTAG
- the upp gene encoding uracil phosphoribosyltransferase yields the protein MAVYVVDHPLVRHKIGILRMESTSTSEFRSVSNEVAGLLIYEATKGFRTEKHTVQGWAGPVEIEAISGKKVTVVPILRAGIGLMDGVLDMIPGAKISVVGLYRNEETLQPVEYYVKLASDMDQRLAIILDPMLATGGSLIATIELLKRHGCRNICSLNLVCAPEGIAKVQAAHPDVDIYTAAIDDHLNENGYIIPGLGDAGDRIFGTK from the coding sequence ATGGCAGTTTATGTTGTAGATCATCCTCTTGTTCGCCACAAGATTGGTATTTTGCGTATGGAGTCCACCTCCACCAGCGAATTTCGCAGCGTATCCAATGAAGTGGCAGGTCTGCTTATTTATGAAGCCACCAAGGGTTTTCGCACTGAAAAGCACACGGTGCAAGGGTGGGCCGGGCCTGTTGAAATTGAGGCCATTTCCGGCAAAAAGGTCACTGTTGTGCCCATCCTGCGCGCGGGTATAGGCCTTATGGACGGCGTGCTGGACATGATTCCCGGCGCCAAGATCAGCGTTGTGGGCCTGTACCGCAATGAAGAAACCCTGCAGCCGGTTGAATACTACGTCAAGCTCGCCAGCGACATGGATCAGCGCCTTGCCATTATTCTTGACCCCATGCTGGCCACGGGCGGCTCACTCATCGCCACCATAGAACTCTTGAAGCGCCACGGGTGCCGCAACATATGCAGCCTCAACCTGGTCTGCGCGCCGGAAGGCATAGCCAAAGTGCAGGCGGCGCACCCTGATGTGGATATCTATACCGCCGCCATTGACGACCACCTCAATGAAAACGGCTATATCATCCCTGGTCTCGGCGATGCCGGGGACCGTATTTTCGGTACCAAGTAA
- a CDS encoding DUF362 domain-containing protein has translation MPAKVFYTDSQSRSHEESNLAKVARLCDALNFKKFIKKNELTAVKLHFGEYGNDTHLNPTLVRQVINKITAAGGKPFLTDTTTLYSGSRHNAVDHLQTAYLQGFAPSVVAAPVVIADGLFGDNDVPVRINCKHFKEVHIATEINKAPALVVLSHFKGHQMAGFGGAIKNLAMGGASVRGKREQHATHVSVNEDTCIGCGKCVRACPQDALSMQKKKSKVDISRCVGCFECMTVCPAAAISVDWDTEVEPFMERLTEYAYGVVKGRKKRICYINFVLNVTPDCDCVGWSDMPMVPNIGILASTDPVALDQACFDLVNKAPSLSGECCDKKGKQDKFTARWPHTLGPVQLKYGEEIGLGSRKYDLVKI, from the coding sequence ATGCCCGCCAAAGTTTTTTATACAGACAGCCAATCCCGCTCCCATGAAGAAAGCAATCTCGCCAAAGTGGCTCGTCTGTGCGATGCCCTTAACTTCAAAAAGTTCATCAAAAAAAATGAGTTAACTGCTGTAAAATTGCATTTTGGCGAATACGGCAACGATACGCACCTGAACCCCACCCTGGTGCGCCAGGTTATCAACAAAATCACCGCCGCTGGCGGCAAGCCTTTTCTTACAGACACCACAACACTGTACTCCGGCAGCAGGCACAATGCGGTTGACCATCTGCAAACCGCATATCTGCAAGGATTTGCCCCATCCGTGGTGGCCGCTCCTGTGGTTATCGCAGACGGGCTGTTTGGCGACAACGACGTGCCGGTGCGCATCAACTGCAAGCATTTCAAAGAAGTCCACATCGCTACCGAAATCAACAAGGCTCCGGCCCTGGTCGTGCTGAGCCATTTCAAGGGCCATCAGATGGCCGGATTCGGCGGCGCCATCAAAAATCTTGCCATGGGCGGCGCTTCGGTACGCGGCAAGAGGGAACAGCACGCCACCCATGTGAGCGTGAACGAAGACACCTGTATCGGCTGCGGCAAGTGCGTGCGCGCCTGTCCTCAGGACGCCCTGAGCATGCAAAAGAAAAAAAGCAAGGTGGACATATCCCGTTGCGTGGGTTGCTTTGAATGCATGACGGTCTGTCCCGCCGCTGCCATCAGCGTTGACTGGGATACGGAAGTGGAACCCTTCATGGAGCGCTTGACCGAGTACGCCTATGGCGTGGTCAAGGGCAGAAAAAAGCGCATCTGCTACATCAACTTTGTACTCAATGTCACGCCGGACTGTGACTGCGTGGGCTGGAGCGACATGCCCATGGTGCCCAATATCGGCATACTGGCCTCCACCGACCCCGTCGCCCTGGATCAGGCCTGCTTCGACCTCGTGAACAAGGCCCCCAGCCTGAGCGGCGAATGCTGCGATAAAAAAGGCAAGCAGGACAAATTCACGGCACGCTGGCCCCACACCCTTGGCCCGGTACAGCTCAAGTACGGCGAAGAAATCGGCCTCGGCAGCCGCAAATACGATCTTGTAAAAATTTAG
- a CDS encoding cation:proton antiporter, producing the protein MDVPLLYEIVTIFLLSIFVTVTCNKIKLPATVGFLLTGVLCGPSLLGIVSDRDAIDHVAEIGVAMLLFTIGMELSGEALNRLKRPVFLGGSLQIGLTVLAVMGLALFGGYTYQQGIFMGCLVALSSSAIVLRIMQERGSTNTPTGRLSLAILVFQDIMVAPMLLCVPLLSGTLDLSLKDALFSTLWVVLALGGVLLFARFGLDRLMEAVVRTRTREILLLTTLGLCLGMALLTNTLGLSLSLGAFMAGLLLARSEYSMSVISGILPYRDVFMSLFFISVGMMLNVDFFGQHFFSIIGLTALFIVVKSLLTLPAVLVQGYPLRAAIITSLSLAQVGEFGFVLAASGLAAGLFDMEAYQNFLDVSVLTMMLTPGLMLIAPRLADKLAGQQSASAQTAEADDGKSHLKDHLIIVGFGISGKHLAHVAKESGIEYTILEMNPETVSRYRNKEPIAHGDASQPVVLEHLGVTRARVLVIVISDPSAVRAITIEARRFNPNLHIIARTRFVTEVAALRQLGADEVIAEEFETSIEIFTRVLTQYLVPRQDIDTFAARIRQENYRMIRRMSSPEDSLSSTINRLPDMGVQAVRLGAASPLCGQSLAQSELRRRHAVTVIAILREGITHASPGADDVFEPGDVVYLFGKTDKIIAITPLFSGPVRPSAKGKGSGKEHIQPAL; encoded by the coding sequence ATGGACGTGCCCTTACTTTATGAAATAGTCACCATTTTTCTGCTCTCTATCTTCGTCACCGTTACCTGCAATAAAATCAAGCTGCCCGCCACGGTGGGTTTTCTGCTTACGGGCGTTTTGTGCGGCCCTTCGCTGCTCGGCATAGTCAGCGACCGTGACGCCATTGACCATGTGGCCGAAATCGGCGTGGCCATGCTGCTGTTCACCATAGGCATGGAGCTTTCAGGCGAGGCCCTCAACCGGCTGAAACGGCCTGTTTTTCTGGGCGGCAGCCTGCAAATCGGGCTTACGGTTCTGGCCGTCATGGGCCTTGCCCTTTTTGGCGGCTATACCTATCAGCAGGGCATCTTTATGGGGTGCCTGGTCGCGCTTTCGTCCTCGGCCATTGTGCTGCGCATCATGCAGGAGCGCGGTTCAACCAATACGCCGACGGGCCGCCTGTCTCTCGCCATTCTGGTTTTTCAGGACATCATGGTGGCTCCCATGCTGCTGTGTGTGCCCCTGCTTTCCGGCACCCTCGACCTCTCGCTCAAAGACGCCCTTTTTTCCACCCTGTGGGTGGTTCTGGCGCTGGGTGGCGTGCTGCTTTTCGCGCGCTTCGGCCTTGACCGCCTTATGGAAGCGGTGGTGCGAACCCGCACCAGAGAAATCCTGCTGCTCACCACCCTGGGCCTGTGCCTCGGCATGGCCCTGCTGACAAACACGCTGGGCCTTTCGCTGTCGCTGGGCGCGTTTATGGCTGGCCTTCTGCTGGCCAGATCCGAATACAGCATGAGCGTCATTTCGGGCATTCTGCCCTACCGCGACGTTTTCATGAGCCTTTTTTTCATCTCCGTGGGCATGATGCTCAACGTGGATTTTTTCGGCCAGCACTTCTTTTCCATCATCGGGCTCACGGCTCTGTTCATCGTGGTCAAAAGCCTGCTCACCCTGCCCGCCGTTCTGGTGCAGGGCTATCCCCTGCGCGCGGCCATCATTACCTCTCTTTCGCTGGCGCAGGTGGGTGAATTTGGCTTTGTTCTGGCGGCATCGGGCCTGGCCGCAGGGCTTTTCGACATGGAGGCCTATCAGAACTTTCTGGATGTCAGCGTGCTGACCATGATGCTTACCCCAGGCCTCATGCTCATTGCCCCGCGCCTGGCCGACAAACTGGCCGGACAGCAGAGCGCGTCCGCGCAGACGGCGGAAGCCGACGACGGCAAGAGTCATCTGAAAGATCACCTTATCATCGTGGGCTTCGGCATCAGCGGCAAGCATCTGGCCCACGTGGCCAAGGAATCGGGCATTGAATACACCATTCTGGAAATGAACCCCGAAACCGTCAGCCGCTACCGCAACAAAGAACCCATTGCCCACGGCGACGCCTCGCAGCCCGTGGTGCTGGAACACCTTGGCGTCACCAGGGCGCGGGTGCTTGTGATCGTCATTTCCGATCCCTCGGCCGTGAGAGCCATTACCATTGAGGCCCGCCGCTTCAACCCCAACCTGCACATCATTGCCCGCACGCGGTTTGTGACCGAGGTGGCGGCATTGCGGCAACTGGGCGCAGACGAAGTCATTGCCGAAGAATTTGAAACCTCCATCGAGATTTTCACCCGTGTTCTCACCCAGTATCTTGTGCCCCGACAGGATATTGATACGTTTGCGGCCCGCATACGTCAGGAAAACTACCGTATGATCCGCCGCATGAGCTCCCCTGAAGACTCGCTGAGCAGCACCATAAACCGCCTGCCGGACATGGGCGTGCAGGCCGTGCGTCTTGGGGCGGCCTCGCCCCTGTGCGGGCAGAGCCTTGCCCAGAGCGAGTTGCGCCGCCGCCATGCGGTCACGGTCATCGCCATCCTGCGCGAAGGGATCACCCATGCCTCCCCCGGAGCGGACGACGTGTTTGAACCTGGCGACGTTGTTTACCTTTTTGGCAAAACGGACAAGATCATCGCCATCACGCCGCTGTTTTCCGGCCCGGTGCGGCCGTCGGCAAAAGGCAAGGGCAGTGGCAAGGAACATATCCAACCGGCACTTTGA